A part of Astyanax mexicanus isolate ESR-SI-001 chromosome 2, AstMex3_surface, whole genome shotgun sequence genomic DNA contains:
- the LOC111190921 gene encoding deleted in malignant brain tumors 1 protein isoform X3 gives MVAVAVLGEWRFFIEGSGEQCGDDWDMSDAAVVCRELGCGEAVDALGKSHFGSGPICMDDVDCSGSESRLKNCRSPVWGKHDCNETHNSGVICSGARLVLGSRCSGRVEVLHGESWATVCDADFNQQDAEVVCRELGCGSPVEVLGAAAFGRGKGQVWSEELQCRGTESQIHFCPKSSSLKHNCSHDNDVGLVCSESVRLVDGGSRCAGRVEVLHKGQWGTVCDDNWDMMDDAVVCRELGCGEAVDALSGAYFGSGSGPIWMDNVECRESESILKNCKSAGWGKHNCNHPKDAGVICSRVRLVGGSHCSGRVEVLHGESWVTVCDSDFDQQDAEVVCRELGCGSPVEVLGAAAFGRVEGQVWSEELQCRGNESQIHFCPKSSSLKHNCSHDNDVGLACSGHTQARLMNGSDSCSGRVELQYLSEWGTVCDVSWDMRAASVLCAQLKCGSSVAVLGSDWFGEGSGRIWADVFDCQGNETHLLKCPISSWSRTACSHKQDAGVICSGSSLASHEGGVRLSGGM, from the exons atggtggcagtcgctgtgctgggagagtggaggttcttcatagagggcagtggggaacagtgtggtgatgactgggatatgagtgatgctgcagtggtgtgtagagagctgggctgtggagaagctgtagatgcactgggcaaatctcattttggatcaggaccaatctgcatggatgatgtggactgtagtggatcagagtctagactgaagaactgtagatcaccagtatggggtaaacatgactgcaatgaaacccacaattctggagtcatctgttcag GAGCCAGGCTGGTTTTAGGTtctcgctgctctgggagagtggaggttcttcatggagagagctgggccacagtgtgtgatgctgactttaaccagcaggatgcagaggttgtgtgtcgagagctgggctgtggttctcctgtggaggttctgggagcagctgcttttggtagagggaaGGGTCAG gtgtggtcagaggagcttcagtgtagaggaactgaatctcagattcacttctgtccaaaatcatcttcactcaaacacaactgctcccatgataatgatgtgggactggtgtgttctg aaagtgtgaggttggtggatggtgggagtcgctgtgctgggagagtggaggttcttcataaaggacagtggggaacagtgtgtgatgataaCTGGGATATGATGGATgatgcagtggtgtgtagagagctgggctgtggagaggctGTAGATGCACTTAGTGGTGCttactttggatcaggatcaggaccaatctggatggataatgtgGAGTGTAGAGAATCAGAATCCATACTAAAGAACTGTAaatcagcaggatggggtaaacataactgtaatcatcctaaagatgctggagtcatctgttcaa GAGTCAGGCTGGTTGGAGGTTCtcactgctctgggagagtggaggttcttcatggagagagctgggtcacagtgtgtgattctgactttgaccagcaggatgcagaggttgtgtgtcgagagctgggctgtggttctcctgtggaggttctgggagcagctgcttttggtagagtggagggtcaggtgtggtcagaggagcttcagtgtagaggaaacgaatctcagattcacttctgtccaaaatcatcttcactcaaacacaactgctcccatgataatgatgtgggactggcatgttctg GTcacactcaggctcggctgatgaacggctcagattcctgttctggtcgagtggagctccagtacctcagtgagtggggtacagtgtgtgatgtaagctgggatatgagagctgccagcgtcctctgtgctcagctgaagtgtgggagttctgtggctgtgttggggtcagactggtttggggaggggagtggccggatctgggctgatgtgtttgattgtcagggaaacgaaacacacctgttaaaatgtcccatttcatcatggagtcgaactgcatgctctcataaacaggatgctggagttatctgtagtg gttcttctctggcgtctcatgagggaggagtgcggttgtctggagggatgtag
- the LOC111190921 gene encoding deleted in malignant brain tumors 1 protein isoform X4, translating to MVAVAVLGEWRFFIEGSGEQCGDDWDMSDAAVVCRELGCGEAVDALGKSHFGSGPICMDDVDCSGSESRLKNCRSPVWGKHDCNETHNSGVICSGARLVLGSRCSGRVEVLHGESWATVCDADFNQQDAEVVCRELGCGSPVEVLGAAAFGRGKGQVWSEELQCRGTESQIHFCPKSSSLKHNCSHDNDVGLVCSESVRLVDGGSRCAGRVEVLHKGQWGTVCDDNWDMMDDAVVCRELGCGEAVDALSGAYFGSGSGPIWMDNVECRESESILKNCKSAGWGKHNCNHPKDAGVICSRVRLVGGSHCSGRVEVLHGESWVTVCDSDFDQQDAEVVCRELGCGSPVEVLGAAAFGRVEGQVWSEELQCRGNESQIHFCPKSSSLKHNCSHDNDVGLACSGHTQARLMNGSDSCSGRVELQYLSSSLASHEGGVRLSGGM from the exons atggtggcagtcgctgtgctgggagagtggaggttcttcatagagggcagtggggaacagtgtggtgatgactgggatatgagtgatgctgcagtggtgtgtagagagctgggctgtggagaagctgtagatgcactgggcaaatctcattttggatcaggaccaatctgcatggatgatgtggactgtagtggatcagagtctagactgaagaactgtagatcaccagtatggggtaaacatgactgcaatgaaacccacaattctggagtcatctgttcag GAGCCAGGCTGGTTTTAGGTtctcgctgctctgggagagtggaggttcttcatggagagagctgggccacagtgtgtgatgctgactttaaccagcaggatgcagaggttgtgtgtcgagagctgggctgtggttctcctgtggaggttctgggagcagctgcttttggtagagggaaGGGTCAG gtgtggtcagaggagcttcagtgtagaggaactgaatctcagattcacttctgtccaaaatcatcttcactcaaacacaactgctcccatgataatgatgtgggactggtgtgttctg aaagtgtgaggttggtggatggtgggagtcgctgtgctgggagagtggaggttcttcataaaggacagtggggaacagtgtgtgatgataaCTGGGATATGATGGATgatgcagtggtgtgtagagagctgggctgtggagaggctGTAGATGCACTTAGTGGTGCttactttggatcaggatcaggaccaatctggatggataatgtgGAGTGTAGAGAATCAGAATCCATACTAAAGAACTGTAaatcagcaggatggggtaaacataactgtaatcatcctaaagatgctggagtcatctgttcaa GAGTCAGGCTGGTTGGAGGTTCtcactgctctgggagagtggaggttcttcatggagagagctgggtcacagtgtgtgattctgactttgaccagcaggatgcagaggttgtgtgtcgagagctgggctgtggttctcctgtggaggttctgggagcagctgcttttggtagagtggagggtcaggtgtggtcagaggagcttcagtgtagaggaaacgaatctcagattcacttctgtccaaaatcatcttcactcaaacacaactgctcccatgataatgatgtgggactggcatgttctg GTcacactcaggctcggctgatgaacggctcagattcctgttctggtcgagtggagctccagtacctca gttcttctctggcgtctcatgagggaggagtgcggttgtctggagggatgtag
- the LOC111190921 gene encoding scavenger receptor cysteine-rich type 1 protein M130 isoform X1 codes for MVAVAVLGEWRFFIEGSGEQCGDDWDMSDAAVVCRELGCGEAVDALGKSHFGSGPICMDDVDCSGSESRLKNCRSPVWGKHDCNETHNSGVICSGARLVLGSRCSGRVEVLHGESWATVCDADFNQQDAEVVCRELGCGSPVEVLGAAAFGRGKGQVWSEELQCRGTESQIHFCPKSSSLKHNCSHDNDVGLVCSESVRLVDGGSRCAGRVEVLHKGQWGTVCDDNWDMMDDAVVCRELGCGEAVDALSGAYFGSGSGPIWMDNVECRESESILKNCKSAGWGKHNCNHPKDAGVICSRVRLVGGSHCSGRVEVLHGESWVTVCDSDFDQQDAEVVCRELGCGSPVEVLGAAAFGRVEGQVWSEELQCRGNESQIHFCPKSSSLKHNCSHDNDVGLACSGDKRRLVGGPHACSGRVEKLHRNSWLPVCDADFNQQDAEVVCSWELGCGSPVEVLGAAAFGRAEGQMWSEELQCRGNESHMYLCQTSPSLKPNCSHNKDVGLRCSGHTQARLMNGSDSCSGRVELQYLSEWGTVCDVSWDMRAASVLCAQLKCGSSVAVLGSDWFGEGSGRIWADVFDCQGNETHLLKCPISSWSRTACSHKQDAGVICSGSSLASHEGGVRLSGGM; via the exons atggtggcagtcgctgtgctgggagagtggaggttcttcatagagggcagtggggaacagtgtggtgatgactgggatatgagtgatgctgcagtggtgtgtagagagctgggctgtggagaagctgtagatgcactgggcaaatctcattttggatcaggaccaatctgcatggatgatgtggactgtagtggatcagagtctagactgaagaactgtagatcaccagtatggggtaaacatgactgcaatgaaacccacaattctggagtcatctgttcag GAGCCAGGCTGGTTTTAGGTtctcgctgctctgggagagtggaggttcttcatggagagagctgggccacagtgtgtgatgctgactttaaccagcaggatgcagaggttgtgtgtcgagagctgggctgtggttctcctgtggaggttctgggagcagctgcttttggtagagggaaGGGTCAG gtgtggtcagaggagcttcagtgtagaggaactgaatctcagattcacttctgtccaaaatcatcttcactcaaacacaactgctcccatgataatgatgtgggactggtgtgttctg aaagtgtgaggttggtggatggtgggagtcgctgtgctgggagagtggaggttcttcataaaggacagtggggaacagtgtgtgatgataaCTGGGATATGATGGATgatgcagtggtgtgtagagagctgggctgtggagaggctGTAGATGCACTTAGTGGTGCttactttggatcaggatcaggaccaatctggatggataatgtgGAGTGTAGAGAATCAGAATCCATACTAAAGAACTGTAaatcagcaggatggggtaaacataactgtaatcatcctaaagatgctggagtcatctgttcaa GAGTCAGGCTGGTTGGAGGTTCtcactgctctgggagagtggaggttcttcatggagagagctgggtcacagtgtgtgattctgactttgaccagcaggatgcagaggttgtgtgtcgagagctgggctgtggttctcctgtggaggttctgggagcagctgcttttggtagagtggagggtcaggtgtggtcagaggagcttcagtgtagaggaaacgaatctcagattcacttctgtccaaaatcatcttcactcaaacacaactgctcccatgataatgatgtgggactggcatgttctg gtgacaagcgaagacttgttggtggtcctcacgcatgctctgggagagtagagaagcttcatcggaattcttggcttccagtgtgtgatgctgactttaaccagcaggatgcagaggttgtgtgtagctgggagctgggctgtggttctcctgtggaggttctgggagcagctgcttttggtagagcagagggtcagatgtggtcagaggagcttcagtgtagaggaaacgaatctcatatgtacctctgccagacatctccttccttgaaacccaactgctctcacaacaaggatgtgggactaagatgctctg GTcacactcaggctcggctgatgaacggctcagattcctgttctggtcgagtggagctccagtacctcagtgagtggggtacagtgtgtgatgtaagctgggatatgagagctgccagcgtcctctgtgctcagctgaagtgtgggagttctgtggctgtgttggggtcagactggtttggggaggggagtggccggatctgggctgatgtgtttgattgtcagggaaacgaaacacacctgttaaaatgtcccatttcatcatggagtcgaactgcatgctctcataaacaggatgctggagttatctgtagtg gttcttctctggcgtctcatgagggaggagtgcggttgtctggagggatgtag
- the LOC111190921 gene encoding deleted in malignant brain tumors 1 protein isoform X2 produces MVAVAVLGEWRFFIEGSGEQCGDDWDMSDAAVVCRELGCGEAVDALGKSHFGSGPICMDDVDCSGSESRLKNCRSPVWGKHDCNETHNSGVICSGARLVLGSRCSGRVEVLHGESWATVCDADFNQQDAEVVCRELGCGSPVEVLGAAAFGRGKGQVWSEELQCRGTESQIHFCPKSSSLKHNCSHDNDVGLVCSESVRLVDGGSRCAGRVEVLHKGQWGTVCDDNWDMMDDAVVCRELGCGEAVDALSGAYFGSGSGPIWMDNVECRESESILKNCKSAGWGKHNCNHPKDAGVICSRVRLVGGSHCSGRVEVLHGESWVTVCDSDFDQQDAEVVCRELGCGSPVEVLGAAAFGRVEGQVWSEELQCRGNESQIHFCPKSSSLKHNCSHDNDVGLACSGDKRRLVGGPHACSGRVEKLHRNSWLPVCDADFNQQDAEVVCSWELGCGSPVEVLGAAAFGRAEGQMWSEELQCRGNESHMYLCQTSPSLKPNCSHNKDVGLRCSGHTQARLMNGSDSCSGRVELQYLSSSLASHEGGVRLSGGM; encoded by the exons atggtggcagtcgctgtgctgggagagtggaggttcttcatagagggcagtggggaacagtgtggtgatgactgggatatgagtgatgctgcagtggtgtgtagagagctgggctgtggagaagctgtagatgcactgggcaaatctcattttggatcaggaccaatctgcatggatgatgtggactgtagtggatcagagtctagactgaagaactgtagatcaccagtatggggtaaacatgactgcaatgaaacccacaattctggagtcatctgttcag GAGCCAGGCTGGTTTTAGGTtctcgctgctctgggagagtggaggttcttcatggagagagctgggccacagtgtgtgatgctgactttaaccagcaggatgcagaggttgtgtgtcgagagctgggctgtggttctcctgtggaggttctgggagcagctgcttttggtagagggaaGGGTCAG gtgtggtcagaggagcttcagtgtagaggaactgaatctcagattcacttctgtccaaaatcatcttcactcaaacacaactgctcccatgataatgatgtgggactggtgtgttctg aaagtgtgaggttggtggatggtgggagtcgctgtgctgggagagtggaggttcttcataaaggacagtggggaacagtgtgtgatgataaCTGGGATATGATGGATgatgcagtggtgtgtagagagctgggctgtggagaggctGTAGATGCACTTAGTGGTGCttactttggatcaggatcaggaccaatctggatggataatgtgGAGTGTAGAGAATCAGAATCCATACTAAAGAACTGTAaatcagcaggatggggtaaacataactgtaatcatcctaaagatgctggagtcatctgttcaa GAGTCAGGCTGGTTGGAGGTTCtcactgctctgggagagtggaggttcttcatggagagagctgggtcacagtgtgtgattctgactttgaccagcaggatgcagaggttgtgtgtcgagagctgggctgtggttctcctgtggaggttctgggagcagctgcttttggtagagtggagggtcaggtgtggtcagaggagcttcagtgtagaggaaacgaatctcagattcacttctgtccaaaatcatcttcactcaaacacaactgctcccatgataatgatgtgggactggcatgttctg gtgacaagcgaagacttgttggtggtcctcacgcatgctctgggagagtagagaagcttcatcggaattcttggcttccagtgtgtgatgctgactttaaccagcaggatgcagaggttgtgtgtagctgggagctgggctgtggttctcctgtggaggttctgggagcagctgcttttggtagagcagagggtcagatgtggtcagaggagcttcagtgtagaggaaacgaatctcatatgtacctctgccagacatctccttccttgaaacccaactgctctcacaacaaggatgtgggactaagatgctctg GTcacactcaggctcggctgatgaacggctcagattcctgttctggtcgagtggagctccagtacctca gttcttctctggcgtctcatgagggaggagtgcggttgtctggagggatgtag
- the LOC125793110 gene encoding scavenger receptor cysteine-rich type 1 protein M130-like translates to MCVTGFNCSGSEAHLRNCSSSQAVNCSSTVQLYITCSGTSNTVHSFIRLVGSGGDCAVRLEVFHSGSWGTVSDELWDIEDAQVVCRQLQCGVALSAPVPVPARFGSGTGPIWLNEVECEGNEVSLWNCRYQLCGEDECGHKDDVGVVCSEYKEIRLTEGCEGNLEVLYNGTWGNVCVNGMTDETAKLICRELNCGRTGSESWSKARVESAPNWLDNVKCRKHDSTLWHCPSSSWGENRCDNRNEVACITSSENGNTLDLTNWLCDSSPHERPCSKHIPLRLRGGVGSCSGWLQVYHNKTWGSVCGDLWDIRDAQVICRQLGCGPALSANRRAADGSGGGTIWMNRVKCRGNEIHLWDCPHSLKNHTDCSHSAGVTCGGFLYHTLPLNNKRGQMGHFVLQDSQPQTRRIILPQTPPPAVPSIYPVSLLVLGSVLFLALVLLVVLFYQNRVLRRVISKRRKTSAEPVYEEIDTRLIPKRITVSTESKADNEEMQLSYDVIFAGQTSDCAAEEEPDNYDDVIVEQNSNIVMGW, encoded by the exons atgtgtgtgacgggtttcaactgctctgggagtgaagctcatctgaggaactgcagcagctcacaagcagttaactgcagctccacagtacagctctacatcacctgctctg gtacatctaacacagtccacagcttcatcaggctggttggttctgggggagactgtgcagtaaggctggaggttttccacagtggatcatgggggacagtgagtgatgaattgtgggatattgaggatgcgcaggtggtctgcagacagctgcagtgtggagtggccctcagtgctccagtaccggtaccagcccggtttggatctggaactggacccatttggctgaatgaggtggagtgtgaggggaacgaggtgtctctgtggaactgcagatatcagctgtgtggagaggatgaatgtggacacaaggatgatgtaggagtcgtgtgctcag agtataaagagatcagactgactgagggctgtgaggggaatctggaggtgttatataatggaacctgggggaatgtgtgtgtaaatgggatgactgatgaaacggcaaaattgatctgtcgagagctgaactgtggaagaactggcagtgagtcttggtctaaagcaagagtggaatcagctcctaactggctggataatgtaaaatgtaggaaacatgactccacTCTGTGGCACTGTCCATCTTCTTCCTGGGGGGAGAACAGGTGTGATAATCGCAATGAGGTTGCTTGCATTACCAGCTCAG agaatggaaatacactagatttgacaaattggctgtgtgattcatctcctcatgagagaccgtgctcaa agcacattcctctgaggctgaggggaggagtaggaagctgttctggatggctgcaggtgtatcataataaaacatgggggtctgtatgtggtgatctctgggacatcagggatgctcaggtgatctgcaggcagctgggttgtgggccggcgctgagtgctaatagaagagctgctgatggttctggtggaggaactatctggatgaacagagtgaagtgtagagggaatgagattcacctgtgggactgtcctcattccctgaagaaccacactgactgctcccacagtgctggagtcacttgtggag gcttcctgtatcatactttgcctttaaataataaaagaggacagatgggacattttgtcttgcaag attctcaaccacagacaagaagaatcatacttccacaaactcctccaccagctgttccctccatctatccagtgtctctcctggttctgggatctgtgctcttcctggccttagtgcttctggttgtgctgttttatcagaacagagtgctcaggagag tgatctctaagaggaggaagacttcagctgagcctgtctatgaggagattgacaccaggctcatccctaaaagaattactgtctcaactgaaa GTAAAGCAGATAATGAGGAAATGCAGTTAAGTTATGATGTCATTTTTGCTGGACAAACATCTGACTGTGCAGCAG aggaaGAACCAGATAATTACGATGATGTTATTGTGGAACAAAACTCAAACATTGTGATGG ggtggtga